A DNA window from Chryseobacterium sp. MEBOG06 contains the following coding sequences:
- a CDS encoding extracellular solute-binding protein gives MHKILFRFGVDFSGKVYARRFNGTDYKEKDLANASPIPGNAPVIAPGKNFSPVKPLRFGILAASLSVLSVSVGCRSRDTVTVNTLDPALMATAKGEVVYCPLPLLASVIEQMDQPLIDAFNAQNNGVHITVKPFSYTGDMDDAYDKSLDAKDCSCDIITPFYAIYKLSGKEQILDFSPYVATRNGEFFSSIINSVSLNKKVLAIPIRADAMMFYYRPAIFENTGQFSTWQNLYTNAASHSNFVYNAGGVGLTANVISLLYQAGGELISADGKTSKFQSPQAHAVLNFLVSGVQSQVIPSQALTFTNNVGASRFFAKTPSIGGLTDWSASKFRIDTEVPSTQNSYKIVPLPAWAGREGQDPTGLIGSNFLSINAYSKNPNAALKVIDYLSSAAAARHRALSAGTGPAIKSVYDDPAVRTKIPYLDILYNSLLHGRARPNTSAYTEIDTVISTYAAQALAGTLTVDQAVDQIDKGITKAIQKYNH, from the coding sequence ATGCACAAAATCTTATTTCGTTTTGGGGTAGACTTTTCAGGAAAAGTTTACGCCCGCCGCTTCAATGGTACGGATTATAAAGAGAAGGATTTAGCCAATGCTTCCCCTATTCCCGGAAATGCTCCCGTTATAGCTCCCGGGAAAAATTTTTCGCCCGTCAAGCCTTTGCGTTTCGGAATTCTCGCTGCCAGCCTGTCGGTCCTGTCGGTAAGTGTTGGATGCAGAAGCCGGGATACCGTGACTGTCAACACGCTTGACCCGGCACTGATGGCCACTGCCAAGGGTGAAGTGGTCTACTGTCCACTCCCCCTGCTGGCCTCTGTAATCGAACAGATGGATCAGCCTCTGATTGATGCGTTCAATGCACAAAACAATGGCGTCCACATTACTGTCAAACCTTTTTCCTACACGGGAGATATGGATGATGCCTACGACAAAAGCCTGGATGCCAAAGATTGTTCCTGTGATATTATTACTCCTTTTTATGCCATCTATAAATTATCCGGAAAAGAACAGATTCTTGATTTTTCCCCTTATGTAGCAACCAGAAACGGTGAATTTTTCAGTTCTATTATTAATTCTGTTTCTCTGAATAAAAAGGTACTGGCTATCCCGATCAGAGCAGATGCCATGATGTTCTATTACCGTCCTGCTATTTTTGAAAACACGGGTCAATTTTCAACATGGCAGAATCTTTATACTAACGCTGCTTCTCATTCAAATTTTGTTTATAATGCAGGAGGTGTGGGGCTAACGGCCAATGTGATCAGTCTTCTGTATCAGGCTGGAGGAGAACTCATCAGTGCGGATGGGAAAACCTCAAAATTCCAGTCTCCTCAGGCTCATGCGGTCCTCAATTTCCTGGTAAGTGGTGTTCAGAGCCAGGTGATTCCTTCTCAGGCTCTGACGTTTACAAACAACGTCGGTGCTTCCCGTTTTTTTGCTAAAACCCCATCAATAGGCGGACTTACCGATTGGTCGGCCTCCAAATTCCGTATCGATACAGAAGTCCCTTCCACTCAGAACAGCTACAAGATTGTCCCATTACCTGCATGGGCTGGAAGAGAAGGTCAGGATCCAACAGGTTTGATCGGTTCTAATTTTCTGTCGATCAATGCTTATTCGAAAAATCCCAATGCTGCCTTAAAGGTAATCGACTACCTTAGCAGTGCTGCTGCAGCACGCCATCGGGCACTGTCAGCCGGAACCGGACCCGCCATCAAAAGTGTGTACGATGATCCGGCAGTTCGTACAAAAATCCCTTATCTCGATATTCTATACAACTCGCTGCTTCATGGCAGAGCCAGGCCTAACACTTCTGCTTATACAGAAATAGATACGGTTATTTCAACATATGCAGCACAGGCCCTGGCAGGGACTCTTACCGTAGATCAGGCTGTTGACCAAATTGATAAAGGGATCACCAAGGCAATTCAAAAATATAATCATTAA
- a CDS encoding DUF72 domain-containing protein: MKFGQVEDPSAIDFTLPKDHSRTKEILSQNKKGLENISIGCAKWNKTDLKGFYPKGTKDELTYYATQFNSIELNATFYGMPTPDQVKTWKEKTPENFKFFPKITNTVSHFRRLIDVTDPVTHFASAVINFDEKLGMAFLQLHDNFKPKDYDRLEKFVKEWPKEVPLAIELRNTEWFTNEEILNTTCELFEAHHITNIIVDTAGRRDMLHMRLTTPNAFIRYVGANAESDYKRLDDWMKHLTKWKKEGLQNLYFFVHQNIEKASPLLSAYFIKKMNQEWKTDIHIPQMATESTGTLF; the protein is encoded by the coding sequence ATGAAATTCGGACAGGTAGAAGATCCTTCAGCAATAGATTTTACGTTACCAAAAGATCATTCCAGAACCAAAGAAATTTTAAGTCAAAATAAAAAAGGCTTAGAGAATATTTCCATAGGATGTGCTAAATGGAATAAAACAGATCTTAAAGGATTTTATCCTAAAGGAACGAAAGATGAACTGACCTATTATGCCACTCAGTTTAATTCTATTGAACTGAATGCTACATTCTACGGAATGCCTACTCCTGATCAGGTAAAAACGTGGAAGGAGAAAACTCCCGAAAATTTTAAATTTTTCCCTAAAATCACCAATACGGTTTCTCACTTCAGAAGACTGATTGATGTAACGGATCCGGTTACCCATTTCGCTTCAGCAGTGATTAATTTTGATGAAAAGCTGGGGATGGCCTTTCTTCAGCTTCATGATAATTTCAAGCCTAAAGACTATGACAGGCTGGAAAAATTTGTAAAAGAATGGCCCAAAGAAGTACCTCTGGCTATAGAGCTTAGAAATACGGAATGGTTTACCAACGAAGAAATCCTTAATACAACCTGTGAGCTTTTTGAAGCCCATCATATTACCAATATCATTGTAGATACAGCAGGAAGAAGAGATATGCTTCACATGCGCCTTACGACCCCCAACGCGTTCATCCGCTATGTAGGGGCGAATGCAGAAAGCGATTATAAAAGACTGGATGACTGGATGAAGCATTTAACAAAATGGAAAAAAGAAGGTCTTCAAAATCTGTACTTTTTTGTACACCAGAATATAGAAAAAGCTTCCCCTCTGCTATCGGCCTATTTCATCAAGAAGATGAACCAGGAATGGAAAACCGATATTCATATTCCACAAATGGCAACTGAAAGTACAGGAACTCTTTTTTAA
- a CDS encoding outer membrane beta-barrel protein, with protein MKKTLSGLILFSIASFYAQVKFEKGYIIDQNNVKKEVLIKNKGWVSNPDNFVFKTDENSAEDKGTPSTIKEFGIYNDSKYVTYNGNIDYSSDDISSFSNTKEPKFVKSSVFLKELVAGNKNLYTYKGHITRYFYSESDSTIQPLIYKKYFFNGNSSQVATNEQYLDQLKTIFADNTNAQSLVNKTQYTASSLTKIFKTYNGENSDGSTAQNSDQSFTETKKKPKFNLSIRPGINFYAPLELKESYRNPGFPSKSNFRIGVEAELVLPFNKNKWSVILEPTYAQYTNKKTTIRTDDNLYNMTMDSYSFISIPVGIRYSMFLNEKSKIFVNVATNVLNVRTSSSASIDVDYDNAVFDKIALASTQSFRGMSLGAGFNYHNKFSVEARFSSSTNILYKDLPHADLKSFSLILGYNIF; from the coding sequence ATGAAAAAAACACTTTCAGGACTTATTTTGTTTAGTATAGCTTCATTTTATGCACAGGTAAAATTCGAAAAAGGGTATATTATAGACCAGAATAATGTAAAAAAAGAGGTTCTCATCAAAAATAAAGGATGGGTAAGCAATCCTGACAATTTCGTTTTCAAAACAGATGAGAATTCAGCCGAAGATAAAGGAACGCCATCTACAATCAAGGAATTCGGGATCTATAACGACTCCAAATATGTTACCTATAATGGAAATATCGACTACTCATCTGATGACATTTCCAGTTTTTCCAACACCAAAGAACCTAAGTTCGTCAAAAGCTCAGTATTCCTGAAAGAGCTTGTTGCCGGAAATAAAAATTTATACACCTACAAAGGTCATATTACAAGGTATTTCTATTCAGAATCAGATTCAACCATTCAACCTTTGATTTATAAAAAATATTTCTTTAACGGAAACAGCTCTCAGGTTGCTACCAATGAACAGTATCTTGATCAGTTAAAAACTATTTTTGCGGATAACACCAATGCTCAGTCTTTAGTAAACAAAACACAGTATACAGCTTCCAGCTTAACGAAAATATTTAAAACTTATAATGGTGAAAATTCTGACGGATCAACAGCTCAGAACAGCGACCAGTCTTTCACTGAAACTAAAAAGAAGCCAAAATTCAACCTTAGTATCAGACCGGGGATTAATTTTTATGCGCCATTGGAGTTGAAGGAATCTTACCGCAATCCCGGTTTCCCTTCAAAATCTAACTTCAGAATTGGTGTGGAAGCAGAATTGGTTTTACCGTTTAATAAGAATAAATGGTCTGTGATCCTTGAGCCTACCTATGCTCAGTATACCAATAAAAAAACAACTATCCGCACAGATGATAATCTGTATAATATGACAATGGACAGCTATTCTTTTATTAGTATTCCTGTAGGGATAAGATATTCTATGTTTTTGAATGAAAAATCAAAAATCTTCGTTAATGTCGCTACCAATGTATTGAATGTAAGAACAAGTTCATCAGCTTCAATAGATGTGGATTACGATAATGCTGTATTTGATAAGATTGCTCTTGCTTCCACTCAAAGCTTCAGAGGTATGTCTCTTGGGGCAGGATTCAATTATCATAACAAATTCAGTGTAGAGGCAAGATTTAGCAGCAGCACAAACATCCTTTATAAGGACCTTCCTCACGCAGATCTTAAATCTTTCTCTTTAATCCTGGGATATAATATTTTCTAA
- a CDS encoding HD domain-containing protein yields MKSTINKTIEFVKEKLEGAEAGHDWFHIERVWKLAAKIAETEDCDREVVELSALLHDIADPKFHNGDETIAPKISREFLESQNVSEEIIQKVLFVIENISFKNRSQAPENPSIELKIVQDADRIDAIGAIGIARTFNFGGFKNNLMYDPALKPNLGMSKEEYKKSNGTTINHFYEKLLLLKDLMNTEEGKRMAEERHQYMLNFLDQFYKEWNVD; encoded by the coding sequence ATGAAAAGTACGATTAACAAAACAATAGAATTTGTAAAAGAAAAATTAGAAGGAGCAGAAGCGGGACACGACTGGTTTCATATTGAAAGAGTCTGGAAACTTGCCGCAAAGATTGCAGAAACAGAAGATTGTGACAGGGAAGTAGTTGAATTATCTGCATTATTACATGATATCGCAGACCCTAAATTTCATAACGGAGACGAAACCATTGCCCCAAAAATCTCAAGAGAGTTCCTGGAAAGCCAGAATGTTTCAGAAGAAATCATTCAAAAGGTCTTATTTGTGATTGAGAATATCTCATTCAAAAACAGAAGCCAGGCTCCGGAAAATCCATCCATTGAACTTAAAATTGTACAGGATGCAGACCGTATTGACGCCATAGGTGCTATTGGAATTGCCAGAACATTCAACTTTGGAGGATTCAAAAATAACCTGATGTATGATCCTGCTCTAAAACCTAATTTAGGAATGTCTAAAGAAGAATATAAGAAATCCAACGGGACTACCATCAATCATTTTTACGAAAAATTGTTACTTCTGAAAGATCTGATGAATACTGAGGAAGGAAAAAGAATGGCCGAAGAAAGACACCAGTATATGCTGAATTTCCTCGACCAGTTTTATAAAGAATGGAATGTAGATTAG
- a CDS encoding alpha/beta fold hydrolase: MEKLILTTEDHVSLTAHLFQPEKSNAKLLLINSATGVKQQVYFSFANYFAKQGFTVITYDYRGIGLSKPQKIRGFQSSMRIWGSKDYKTLTQYITQNFPQYRKYCLGHSVGALILGMNEDSKMFEEFVFVGTQNAFVGNLRLKTKIEAYLGFGIVQPLTTSLLGYFPAHWFGLGESLPKNCAYDWRTLILNKKSTNRLLEKIDDYSKNLTQKVFVIRAEDDVWLTEKGVLSLLNDTYPNLKPTYRLVRTSESDKKEIGHVNFFRSYNHKLWNIILNELIDQ, from the coding sequence ATGGAAAAACTAATACTTACTACAGAAGACCATGTTTCTCTGACTGCCCATCTTTTTCAGCCTGAAAAAAGTAATGCAAAACTATTACTCATTAACTCAGCAACAGGGGTGAAGCAGCAGGTCTATTTTTCCTTTGCCAATTATTTTGCAAAACAGGGATTTACTGTTATTACCTATGATTATAGGGGTATAGGGCTTTCCAAACCCCAAAAGATAAGAGGTTTTCAAAGCTCTATGAGAATCTGGGGCTCAAAAGATTATAAAACATTAACTCAGTATATCACCCAAAATTTTCCTCAATACAGAAAGTATTGTCTGGGACATTCTGTAGGTGCGCTTATTCTTGGGATGAATGAGGACTCTAAAATGTTTGAAGAATTTGTTTTTGTAGGAACACAAAATGCCTTTGTCGGTAATCTTAGATTGAAAACAAAAATTGAAGCCTACCTTGGTTTTGGAATTGTTCAGCCATTAACCACTTCATTATTAGGGTATTTTCCGGCACATTGGTTTGGACTCGGAGAAAGTCTTCCAAAAAATTGTGCATATGACTGGAGAACCTTAATTTTAAACAAGAAATCAACCAACAGATTGCTGGAGAAAATTGATGATTATTCTAAGAATTTAACGCAGAAAGTATTCGTAATTCGGGCTGAAGATGACGTCTGGTTAACAGAAAAGGGAGTGCTGAGTTTGCTAAATGATACTTATCCTAATCTTAAACCCACTTACCGGTTGGTAAGAACTTCTGAATCTGATAAAAAAGAAATAGGACACGTTAATTTTTTTAGAAGCTACAATCATAAGCTCTGGAATATTATTTTAAATGAACTGATAGATCAATGA
- a CDS encoding ribokinase, which produces MHFSSEQPRIIVVGSSSIDLVLDTEKLPLPNETVLAVNSDSYFGGKGANQAVGTARLGASVYFIGCVGMDPLGQQIMRNLVGENVNVGFVYETDKEATGTAYVTTSHGNAAIVVVPAANKYLNKNHIDEADRYFHTVDLVLVQLEVSMEVVEYTIRKAKKYGKKVGLYASPAMRVSEEILENVDFIVAKSSELYIIFGEEKREDVLKKYFNKVFVRDDTNSTIYFDGTEMKYYRNDKDETVYKMGMGDAFTSGFAIALCHGNTIEECVKFGNEVSSRVSGGKGSQTGLPRISDFRS; this is translated from the coding sequence ATGCATTTCTCATCAGAACAACCCCGGATTATTGTTGTAGGAAGCTCATCCATAGATTTGGTATTAGACACCGAAAAACTTCCTTTACCTAATGAAACGGTTTTGGCCGTTAATTCAGACAGCTATTTTGGAGGTAAAGGAGCTAATCAGGCTGTAGGTACGGCCAGATTGGGAGCAAGCGTGTATTTTATAGGATGCGTAGGAATGGATCCTCTTGGTCAGCAGATTATGAGGAATCTGGTGGGCGAAAATGTAAATGTGGGCTTTGTATATGAAACAGACAAAGAAGCTACAGGGACTGCCTATGTGACGACCTCACACGGAAATGCTGCCATTGTAGTAGTGCCTGCCGCCAATAAATACCTTAATAAGAATCATATAGACGAAGCAGACCGCTATTTTCATACTGTAGATCTTGTATTGGTACAGCTAGAAGTTTCTATGGAAGTGGTAGAATATACCATCAGAAAAGCCAAAAAATATGGCAAAAAAGTAGGGCTGTATGCCTCGCCAGCAATGAGAGTCAGCGAAGAAATCTTAGAGAATGTTGATTTTATTGTAGCTAAAAGCAGCGAACTGTACATTATTTTTGGCGAGGAGAAAAGAGAAGACGTTCTTAAAAAGTACTTCAATAAGGTCTTTGTAAGAGATGATACCAACTCTACTATCTATTTTGACGGTACAGAGATGAAGTATTACAGAAATGATAAAGATGAAACGGTCTATAAGATGGGAATGGGAGATGCTTTTACCTCAGGCTTTGCTATTGCGCTTTGCCATGGAAACACCATTGAAGAATGTGTGAAATTTGGAAATGAAGTATCATCAAGGGTATCAGGAGGGAAAGGATCTCAAACAGGATTACCGAGAATATCAGATTTCCGTTCCTAA
- a CDS encoding DUF4241 domain-containing protein, with amino-acid sequence MTHLENIKKLFSKDFVESPLLESFEVGKIYLSSGKLVACDPLITNDMLSFTAEFPKGDFSVMLHKERDSNCVAYAEIVFSNSKIKEWKLATTMGQNVKELAEGEVFGYPVESGMGCFMDVDTQSSLNELELKLYNSKGGDFMGIYEEFFHGHFFDKNGAIDQYAFLKPSEEHPGTIFAFETGYGEGFYASYIAYDKDQSPVKIITEFIEIS; translated from the coding sequence ATGACACATTTAGAAAACATAAAAAAACTATTCTCGAAAGACTTTGTAGAAAGTCCGTTATTGGAAAGTTTTGAAGTAGGGAAGATTTACCTTTCCAGTGGAAAGCTGGTTGCTTGTGATCCATTAATCACAAATGATATGCTTTCTTTTACTGCAGAGTTTCCGAAAGGAGATTTTTCTGTAATGTTACATAAAGAAAGAGATAGTAACTGCGTGGCATATGCCGAAATAGTATTCAGTAATTCAAAAATTAAAGAATGGAAACTGGCCACCACAATGGGGCAGAATGTAAAAGAGCTGGCAGAAGGAGAAGTCTTTGGATACCCCGTAGAAAGCGGAATGGGATGTTTCATGGATGTTGATACTCAAAGCAGTCTCAACGAGCTGGAACTAAAATTATATAATAGCAAAGGCGGAGATTTCATGGGGATCTATGAAGAATTTTTCCACGGGCATTTTTTTGATAAAAACGGAGCTATAGATCAATATGCTTTTCTAAAACCTTCAGAAGAACATCCTGGAACTATATTTGCCTTTGAAACCGGATATGGTGAAGGCTTTTATGCCAGCTATATCGCTTATGATAAAGATCAATCCCCGGTAAAGATAATTACTGAATTTATTGAAATAAGTTAA
- a CDS encoding GIY-YIG nuclease family protein, translated as MKYYFMSILRCFHESYYKGVISDAELRFSQYQTGRFPESYTHKRRPVELVFFYVFNDINQTTAFEKQVTGGRRKKRSPYK; from the coding sequence ATGAAATACTATTTCATGTCTATTTTAAGATGTTTCCATGAGTCTTATTATAAAGGAGTTATCAGTGATGCTGAATTGAGATTTTCTCAGTATCAGACAGGCAGATTTCCTGAAAGTTATACTCATAAAAGAAGACCAGTTGAACTCGTCTTCTTTTATGTATTTAATGACATCAATCAAACAACTGCGTTTGAGAAACAAGTGACAGGTGGGAGAAGAAAGAAAAGAAGCCCTTATAAATGA
- a CDS encoding valine--tRNA ligase: MQISEKYNPQETEQKWYNFWMENKYFHSEPNNKPPYTVVIPPPNVTGILHMGHMLNNTIQDVLVRRARMRGFNACWIPGTDHASIATEAKVVAKLKSEGVSKSDITREQFLEHAWEWTNKYGGTILEQLKKLGCSCDWDRTRFTMEDKLSQQVIKSFVDLYNKGLIYRGYRMVNWDPEAKTNISDEEVIFKEQNGKLYFLKYKIEGSEEFLSVATTRPETIFGDTAVCINPNDERYAHLKGKNVIVPIVNRVIPIIEDEYVDIEFGTGALKITPAHDTNDYEIGQKHQLKMIDALDDDGNLNEHGLHYAGKNRFDVRKQIAKELEEKDLLLKAEDYVNKVGTSERTGAVIEPKISVQWFLKMSEIAKPALDVVMDDEVKFYPEKFKNTYRHWMENIRDWNISRQLWWGQQIPAYYYGIGDEDFVVAETIEEALELAIQKTGNQELTVESLRQDVDALDTWFSSWLWPMSVFDGLLDPENRDINYYYPTSDLVTGPDIIFFWVARMIMAGLEYRKEVPFKNVYFTGIVRDSQRRKMSKSLGNSPDPLELISEFGADGVRVGILLSSAAGNDLLFDKDLMLQGRNFATKIWNAFRLINMWNHEDKPANPTETQTIEWFENKLNKTIVEINDQFEKFRISDALHLIYKLIWDDFCGWYLEAIKPNYGEGISKDVYNRTIALFEELMKLLHPFMPFLTEELWQTISERSIEEALMISQQKTGGEFDETIIKNFETAAEFISGVRNYRQTKGISPREEVEIYTNASEFANEAVVRKLANVSDIHFGQKTDKPSFTFLVGATEVSIPLSENLDLGEEKIKTEEELKYLKGFLISVEKKLSNEKFVANAKPEVVEGERKKQKDALDKITILEEKLKSL, from the coding sequence ATGCAGATTTCAGAAAAGTACAATCCACAGGAAACAGAACAAAAATGGTACAACTTCTGGATGGAAAATAAATATTTTCATTCAGAACCTAATAACAAGCCGCCATATACCGTGGTAATACCTCCGCCAAACGTGACGGGGATCTTACACATGGGGCATATGCTGAACAATACCATTCAAGATGTTCTGGTCCGCCGTGCAAGAATGCGCGGGTTTAATGCCTGCTGGATTCCGGGAACAGATCACGCTTCAATTGCTACTGAAGCTAAAGTTGTTGCTAAATTGAAGTCTGAAGGGGTCAGCAAGTCAGATATTACCCGCGAGCAATTCCTGGAACATGCCTGGGAATGGACAAATAAATATGGAGGAACAATCCTTGAGCAGTTGAAAAAGCTGGGATGTTCATGTGATTGGGATAGAACCCGCTTCACAATGGAAGATAAATTGTCTCAGCAGGTTATCAAAAGCTTTGTCGATTTATATAATAAAGGGTTGATCTACAGAGGATACCGTATGGTAAACTGGGATCCGGAAGCCAAGACCAATATTTCAGATGAAGAGGTAATATTTAAAGAACAAAATGGGAAATTATATTTCCTTAAGTATAAAATCGAAGGTTCAGAAGAATTTCTTTCCGTTGCTACAACGCGTCCTGAAACTATTTTCGGGGATACTGCCGTATGTATCAATCCTAATGATGAAAGATATGCCCACCTGAAAGGTAAAAATGTAATAGTACCTATCGTAAACCGTGTAATCCCAATTATTGAAGACGAATATGTTGACATTGAATTCGGAACAGGAGCTTTGAAGATTACTCCGGCACACGATACCAATGATTACGAAATCGGACAAAAACATCAGTTGAAAATGATTGATGCTTTGGATGATGACGGAAACCTTAATGAACATGGTCTTCATTATGCCGGTAAAAACAGATTTGACGTAAGAAAGCAGATTGCAAAAGAGCTGGAAGAAAAAGATCTTTTGTTAAAAGCTGAGGATTATGTAAATAAAGTGGGAACTTCTGAAAGAACAGGAGCTGTAATTGAGCCTAAAATTTCAGTACAATGGTTCCTTAAAATGTCTGAAATTGCTAAACCTGCACTGGATGTAGTAATGGATGATGAGGTGAAGTTTTATCCTGAAAAATTCAAAAATACTTACAGACACTGGATGGAAAACATTCGTGACTGGAATATTTCCCGCCAGCTTTGGTGGGGACAGCAGATTCCTGCTTACTATTACGGTATAGGAGATGAAGATTTTGTGGTAGCTGAAACTATAGAAGAAGCTTTAGAACTGGCAATACAGAAAACAGGAAATCAGGAATTAACGGTAGAAAGCCTGAGACAGGATGTTGATGCATTAGATACATGGTTTTCATCATGGCTATGGCCGATGTCTGTATTTGATGGATTACTTGACCCTGAAAATAGGGATATCAACTACTATTATCCAACATCTGACCTTGTTACAGGTCCGGATATTATTTTCTTCTGGGTAGCCAGAATGATTATGGCCGGATTGGAATACAGAAAAGAAGTTCCTTTCAAAAATGTTTATTTTACAGGTATTGTAAGAGACAGCCAGAGAAGAAAGATGTCTAAATCTTTAGGAAACTCTCCAGATCCATTAGAGTTAATCTCTGAATTTGGAGCTGATGGAGTTCGTGTTGGTATCTTATTAAGTTCAGCTGCCGGAAATGACCTTCTTTTTGATAAAGACTTAATGCTTCAGGGAAGAAACTTTGCCACAAAGATCTGGAATGCGTTCCGTTTGATCAATATGTGGAACCACGAAGATAAACCAGCCAACCCAACAGAGACTCAGACCATCGAATGGTTCGAAAATAAATTAAACAAAACGATTGTTGAAATTAATGATCAGTTTGAGAAGTTCAGAATTTCTGATGCTCTTCATTTGATCTACAAATTAATTTGGGATGATTTTTGCGGTTGGTATCTTGAGGCGATTAAACCAAACTATGGTGAAGGAATCTCTAAAGATGTTTATAACAGAACAATTGCGTTATTTGAAGAATTAATGAAATTACTTCATCCGTTTATGCCTTTCTTAACAGAAGAATTGTGGCAGACTATTTCGGAAAGAAGTATTGAAGAAGCGTTAATGATTTCTCAGCAGAAAACAGGAGGAGAATTTGATGAAACTATCATCAAAAACTTTGAAACGGCAGCAGAATTCATTTCCGGAGTTAGAAATTACCGTCAGACAAAAGGAATTTCACCTAGAGAAGAAGTTGAGATATATACCAATGCTTCTGAATTTGCAAATGAAGCAGTAGTAAGAAAATTAGCAAATGTCTCTGATATCCATTTTGGACAGAAAACAGATAAGCCAAGCTTTACTTTCCTGGTAGGAGCAACTGAAGTTTCTATACCTTTAAGTGAAAACCTTGACTTAGGTGAGGAAAAAATAAAAACTGAAGAAGAATTGAAATATTTAAAAGGATTCTTAATCTCAGTGGAGAAGAAGCTTTCCAACGAAAAATTTGTTGCCAATGCAAAACCTGAAGTAGTAGAAGGGGAGCGTAAAAAACAAAAAGACGCTCTTGACAAGATTACGATTTTGGAAGAGAAGCTGAAAAGTTTGTAG
- a CDS encoding DUF1573 domain-containing protein → MKKLIAGIALFGTFALASAQTITFDKTTFDYGTIKPSSDGTRFFTVTNSGDKPLILSNVKPSCGCTTPEFSQDPIMPGKSAKIKVGYNTSIPGGFNKMIEVFSNDPANSRSVIYIKGNVDANAPDPKPLTPAEQKEAAKAEKKAAKVAKKAAAN, encoded by the coding sequence ATGAAGAAATTAATCGCAGGAATTGCATTATTCGGAACATTTGCTCTTGCATCTGCACAAACTATTACCTTTGATAAAACAACTTTTGACTATGGTACTATCAAGCCTAGCTCAGACGGTACAAGATTCTTTACAGTAACAAATTCAGGTGATAAGCCTTTGATCCTTTCAAATGTAAAACCTTCTTGTGGATGTACTACGCCAGAATTTAGCCAGGATCCTATCATGCCTGGAAAATCTGCTAAAATTAAAGTAGGATACAACACTTCTATTCCTGGAGGTTTCAACAAAATGATTGAGGTTTTCTCTAACGACCCTGCAAACAGCAGAAGCGTAATCTACATTAAAGGTAACGTAGATGCTAATGCCCCTGACCCAAAACCATTGACTCCTGCGGAACAGAAAGAAGCTGCTAAAGCTGAGAAAAAAGCGGCAAAAGTAGCTAAAAAGGCTGCCGCAAATTAA